The Enhydrobacter sp. sequence TCGAGCGCCCGCCGGAGCAGGTCGGCGACGAGCAGGCGCAGGCCGCGGTACCACCACATGCGGTCCTCCACCGCGTGCATGCGCTCGTACTCCGCCCGTTCCACGCGCCCGCGCTCCCCGCATGTCGCCCCGGTGTCCGCTTATGATATCTTCGCCGCGCCTTGCCAACCGCCACCACCAAGCCCCCTCTGCAGTCGCCACCCATCGAACGCCTCCTGATGGTGCTGCTGTTCGCGCTGCCGATCCTGTGGCTGGCGGGCTATTTCTTCCCGCCGATCAATCACGACGTCGGCGCTATTCTCGCCGTCTCGCGCCGCTGGATCGACGGTCAGAAGCTCTATGTCGACGTAATCGACGAGAACCTGCCGCTCACCTTCATTGTGCATGCCCTGCCGGTATTGACCGCCAAGATCCTCCCCGGCGGCATACCGTTCTGGTTCACCGCCTGGGTGGTGGCGGGCATCTTCGGTTCGTTCTTTGCCTGCAGCCGGTTGATCCGACTGGTGCCGTCGGCCGACCATGCGCTGACGGCGGGCCTGCTGCCGCCGGTTCTGCTGTTCCTGTTCACGGTGCTGCCGAACGAGCATTTCGGCCAGCGCGAGCACATCATGTTCGTCGCCACCGCGCCCTATCTCTTCGCCTCGATGGCGCGCGCGGAGGGCGTGTCGACCTCGCGCGGCACCGCGATGGCGATCGGCCTGGTGGCCGGCGTCGCTTTCGCGCTCAAGCCCTATTTCCTTGCCATCCCGGCCGCGGTCGAGCTCTACCTCCTGATCCGCCGCGGCTGGCGCCGGTCGTTCCGCGACGAGATCCCGTGGTCGATCCTGGCGGTCGCCGTGGTCCATCTCGTGCTGATGTACACGGTGTTCTCCGCCTACGGCCGCTTCGTGATGCCGCTCGCCATCGAGGCCTACTCGCCGATCGGCGACGCCGGCTGGTGGGAGATCCTGACCGGCGACGTGATGGCGCCGACCCTGATCGCGCTCCTGATCTTCGGCGCCTTCGCCGTGTTCCTGACCCGCACCGTGGCGGCACGCGTAGTGGTCGCGTTCGGTATTGGCGCCGCGGTGTCCGCCATCGCCCAGGCCAAGGGCTGGCCCTATCATCTGCTGCCCGCCCTTTCGATCGCGATCCTGCTGGCAGCGCTCACCATCTCGCAGACGGTCGATCGCTATCTGCCGATCAGCCGCAGCGGCCACCGGCTGCCGGTGGCGGTGATCTCGGCGACGCTCATGGTGTTGCTCTATTTCCAGGCGGCGCTCTACACGCCGCCCTTCTTCAAGCAGCGCCAGTACGAGGACTCGGTTGGCGGAATCCTGCGCCATATCGTCGAGCAGAACGCCCCGCACCGCACGATCATGACGCTCTCGCCCGGCATCTATCCGTTCTGGCCGATGCTGAACTACGTCCACGGCCGCATGACCATGCGGTTCCTGACGATGTGGGTGCTGCAGGGCGTCTATGCGACCTGTGAGGACTTTCCGGCGCTCTACAATCCGCCCGACACGATGTCCGACACCGAGAAGTTCGTGTACGACGCCGTCTCGCAGGACTTCGCCGACGGCAAGCCCGATCTCCTGATCGTCGATACGATCCCCGGCATGCCGCGCTGCCAAGGCAAGATCTTCGACTATCTCGAGTACTTCCGCCAGAACAAGGTGTTCGCCGATGCCTTCAGGCACTACGAGCACCTGATGGATTTCGATCGCTACCAGATCTATCGCCGCAAGAAACGCTGAGAGTCCGCGTCAGCCCTCATCCCATCTGCCGCGCACTTTTGCCCGCAGCGCCTCGGGGATCTTGTCGAGATCGGGCACCTTGAACACGCCGGACGCGACCAGCACGACCTCTCCGCCGCAGACGAGATCGCAACTGCAGAAGCAGAAGTTGACAGTGCGGCGCGCGATCCGCGCCGTTCCTTCCAGCCACTGGCCCAGCCGCGCCCCGCGCACGAACTCGGTGCTGAGCGACACGGTAGGATGCGGCCAGCGAATGCCGGTGGCATGGCCCGATCCCGCGCCCATCACCATGTCGGCGACCGTGACCAGCAGGCCGCCATGCGCCCAGCCCATGGGGTTGCCGTGGCGTGGCTCGAGCGGCAAGCCGACCCGGAGCCTCTCGCCCTCCGCCTTGCACCAGAGCGGCCCGATCAGCCCGACGAAATCGTCGGTGACGCCGAGCTTGCGGAAGCCCTCGGGAACGAGCGGCGCGGTCATATCGGCAGTCCATTGGCGGAAGCGGCGAGACGATCGAGCGCCTTGCGCACGACGGGCGCGAACGACACGGCCCGGTGCGTTTCCTCGTTCAGCGACACCATGATCGCCTTGAGCACGGCCGTGCAGTTGCCCTCTCCGTCGAACAGCGCATGACCCACCACGCACTTGCGCTCGTGCGCCTCGATCAGGCGCGCGCAGGCGGTCGCCGTGCCGGGATAGAACATCTGCCGCTTGAAATCGACCTCAAGCCGTCCCACCACTAGGCGAAAGGGCGGCAGGCCCTTGCGCACGACTTCGCGCAGATAGGAGACGCGCACGCTCTCCAGGAGCTGCAGGAACGCGACGTTGTTCACATGCCCGTTGGCATCGACATCGGCGAAGCGCAGACGCTCCGACGTCACGAAGCCATAAATGCCGCGATCGGCCAGATCGAACGCCATGAAGCCTAACGCTCCGCAAATTCGAGGGTGAGGTGAGCCGCTTCGGACGGCGGAACCAGCAGGCGTTCGCCGTCCGGCTTCAAGATCCTCACGCCGTTCTTCCTCAGGAGGGCTTCGCAGCCGGAGAGGCTTTCGACGCGCAGCCGCAGCAGCGCCGGATGATCGTCCGGCCGCACCGGCACGATGCCCGGATAGCGCGCGGCATAGGCCTCGCGCGCCAGGTACCGGATCGGCTGCGTGCCGGTATCGACTCTCAGCGTGTCGCCGTCCCGCGCCACGGCGCCGGCACCAAAGTACTTCTCGAGCGTACCGATCCATTTCGCGGGCTGCTCCGCGATCACCGTGACGCCCAGAATGCCTCGTGCCCCGTTCGGATGCCTCGCCCATTCGGGCCGATAGACGAACTGCGGTGTGAGATGCTCGCAGACGAACAGGCCCACGACGGGCATATGCCTCTTGGGAATGCGCACCGTCCGGAAGCGCGCCTGCTCCGTCCTGCCATCGATCTCCACGGCGCGATCGAACGCGAGCGGCGCGTCGGGCTGCAATCCGGCCGCCTGGAAAGCCTGCCAGGCGAGATCGGCGCCGTCGGTCGCCAGCGCGACGTTGGCGAGGCCGCCGCCGCTCTTCAGCCACTCCCTCCGCTCGGCATTGAACTCGGTGTCCTCGACGATGCCCAGGATCTCGAAGTAGTCGCGCTCGAAGATCATCAGATGGTTGGCGGTGCCGAGCTTCTTGTGGAAACCGCGCGGCTGGACCTGGAAGCCGAGCCGTTCGTAAGCGGCCTGCGCCGCATCGATGCCATCGACCATGACGACCACATGATCGATGCCCTTGACCGGCCGCATCATGCCGGCC is a genomic window containing:
- a CDS encoding PaaI family thioesterase, whose protein sequence is MTAPLVPEGFRKLGVTDDFVGLIGPLWCKAEGERLRVGLPLEPRHGNPMGWAHGGLLVTVADMVMGAGSGHATGIRWPHPTVSLSTEFVRGARLGQWLEGTARIARRTVNFCFCSCDLVCGGEVVLVASGVFKVPDLDKIPEALRAKVRGRWDEG
- a CDS encoding VOC family protein, whose product is MMRPVKGIDHVVVMVDGIDAAQAAYERLGFQVQPRGFHKKLGTANHLMIFERDYFEILGIVEDTEFNAERREWLKSGGGLANVALATDGADLAWQAFQAAGLQPDAPLAFDRAVEIDGRTEQARFRTVRIPKRHMPVVGLFVCEHLTPQFVYRPEWARHPNGARGILGVTVIAEQPAKWIGTLEKYFGAGAVARDGDTLRVDTGTQPIRYLAREAYAARYPGIVPVRPDDHPALLRLRVESLSGCEALLRKNGVRILKPDGERLLVPPSEAAHLTLEFAER
- a CDS encoding acyl-CoA thioesterase; this encodes MAFDLADRGIYGFVTSERLRFADVDANGHVNNVAFLQLLESVRVSYLREVVRKGLPPFRLVVGRLEVDFKRQMFYPGTATACARLIEAHERKCVVGHALFDGEGNCTAVLKAIMVSLNEETHRAVSFAPVVRKALDRLAASANGLPI